Genomic DNA from Sporosarcina sp. ANT_H38:
TCCCCTTTACTGAGACTGCGCTCTCACATTGGCCGAAATTATGGTATGATATCGAACGGATTAACATACAAAGGTAATGTCGAATGCGGGGTAATTGAAGCGGGAGAAATTGAATCTATTTTAGTGGAGAACGAAAGCCTGCAAAATACCTATGAAAAAGTAGAAGAACGCAGTTAATACCTATATAATGCAATTAGATTTCCTGCACATAGCCATTCGCCAAAGAATTATTTAAATTCTTAAGGCGGATGGCTATTTATTTTGATGAAGAAAACAATAAACATTTATACTAGTAAAGTAGTGTATTATTCAATTATACGTAAAAAAATATATGGCGGTAGTCACAGGAAGGAAGTTCGTTAGGCTTGATTGAAACACTAATGGTTAATTTTCTGTTTTTACTCTCTCCGGTTTTAGTAGCTTTGATTTTCTTTGAGGATAAATTAACTAAATTTAATAAATATATCCTTGTTTTAATGGCGGCAATTGCGCTCTTATTATGTATGGCGTTTCCAATTACAATAGATTTAGGGTTTATTATTGATTTAAGATACATACCATTTATCATCGTTGCACTTTTTGGTGGCTATAAAATGGTCTTTCCGCTTTATCTTGTTTTAAATTTGTACCGTTTTATCATTGGCGGAGAAGGGATTTATCACTCTCTGATTTTCTCAACAATTATTTTTTTGCTTGTTCCTTTATTAAGCAGAAGATTTATGCAGCAAAATTCGCGTAAAAGAATTTTATATGCAACAGGTACCGGCATCGGTGTAAGTGTTTTACACTTTTTCGGATTGAGCTTCGATTATCCGACGTTAACAACTGAATACTGGACGTTAGTTTTCTGTAATTTAACAACTCATTCCATTGTAATATTCATCATCATGTCTTTAGTAGAAAAAATAATATCCAACATAAAAACACGTGAAACGTATGTGCAATCAGAAAGAATGAAAGATATTAGCAATTTTTCGGCCAGTATTGCCCATGAAATAAGAAACCCGCTTACTGTAACAAGGGGATTTTTACAACTGCTAAACGAGTCGAAAACGCTTACCGCTGATGAAAAAATATACATTGATTTTTCGTTAAAAGAAGTAGAACGGGCAGGGAATATTGTCAGTGATTTTCTAACGTTCTCCAAACCGCAATCCGAAAATGTTGTCTTTTCGGATTTCTCGAAAGATTTAAATTATGTAGAAAATATTATGCAACCATATGCGAAGATGAATCGAGTTAATATCCTGGTTCGTTTTACGAATACACTGAAAATAAAATATGATGAAAATCAAATTCAACAATGCCTCATCAATTTATTGAAAAATGGCATCGAATCGATGCAGGAAAACGGTGGCACCCTCTATGTTGAGGTTTCGGAACACGAGAAGAATATCTTGATAAAGATTCAAGACAGCGGGATTGGTATGACAACAGAAGGGATTTCGCAATTAGGAAAACCTTATTACTCTACAAAAAAAGAAGGAACAGGTCTTGGAATGCTCATGGTTTATAGTACGATCAGGAATGTTAAAGGGGAAATTAAAGTAAAAAGTACAGTTGGAAAAGGAACAACTTTTCTATTATACATACCTGTTTAACTTTATTGATATATGGCGGGGTAATTGTTATGATTAGTATCATCTAGTAAAATGCGAGTGAGTGAACGATGGCCGCCAACAAAGCGGTCATCTTTTCTTTTGCTTACTAGCTTCAATTAAAGGTAGAAAGTGCGTTCGTATGGTATAATCGGTTTTATATATAGGGGGAGAGTAGCTTGTACGACTACATAAAAGGGCAAGTCACACGTGTGACGCCTGAACATATTACACTCGAACAGGGCGGGATAGGTTGGCTTATAATGACGCCGAATCCGTATGCTTTTCATAAAACAGAAGATATCCAGCAAGTGTTTACTTTTCTGCATGTCCGAGAAGATATTCAGTTACTTCTCGGTTTCAAATCACTTGAACAGCGAGAATTGTTTAAAAAGCTGATTACGGTTTCAGGTATCGGTCCAAAAGGTGCGCTCGCAATACTTGCTAGTGGCATTCCCTCACAAGTGATTGGCGCAATCGAACGGGAGGATGAAACGTTCCTAGTTCAATTTCCTGGAGTTGGGAAAAAGACGGCGCGGCAGATGATCCTCGATTTGAAAGGGAAATTGTATGATTTATTTAATGCAATGGACATGCCAGATGAGGATGTTACACTTCTTACAATGGCGGAAAATGGTGCGCTTGATGAAGCAATACTTGCACTAGAAGCACTTGGTTACTCTCAGCGAGAGCTGACGAAAGTGAAACCGAAATTAGAAAAAGAAGAACTTGATACAGAAGGGTACATGAAAATGGCACTTCGATTATTATTGAAACAGAATTAATGAATATATTAATTGAAGTATTGAATCCGGTGTATAAACAGAGTGAACGCGCCTAGCGCCGAAACGAATTTGAAGGGAATCTTTATTTCAATTTATATAGCAACGGCAGAAAGGGGGGCGGACAATGGAGGAACGTGTTATTTCCGGAGAAGTATCGGAGTTCGATGAACGTTTTGAACAATCGCTTAGACCGCAATTTCTGACTCAATATATCGGACAGGAAAAAGTGAAAGAAAACCTCAGTATTTTCATCGAAGCAGCAAAAGGCCGCAGCGAAAGTTTAGACCATGTCCTATTGTATGGACCACCGGGTCTCGGAAAGACGACGCTCGCAACCGTCATTGCCAATGAAATGGACGTCAATATCCGAATGACTAGTGGCCCTGCAATTGAACGCCCTGGTGATCTCGCAGCTGTCGTTTCATCTCTCGAACCGGGAGATGTGTTGTTTATCGATGAAATCCATAGGTTAAACCGTGCAATCGAAGAAGTGTTGTATCCTGCGATGGAAGACTTTTGTTTGGATATTGTTGTAGGGAAAGGGCCATCTGCACGCTCGATACGACTCGATTTACCGCCATTCACACTGATCGGGGCAACAACACGTGCAGGCGCATTATCTGCGCCGCTAAGAGACAGGTTCGGCGTTCCACTTCGGCTTGAGTATTACGATGTTGCTCCACTCAAGGAAATCGTCATTCGCAGTGCAGGGCTTTTTGAAGTGGCTATCGACGAGCAGGCGGCTGTTGAAATTGCCCGCCGTTCCCGTGGTACTCCGCGTATTGCAAACAGGCTGTTACGCCGTGTGCGAGATTATGCACAAGTAAGAGGCAACGGCAGCATTACAATTGATATTGCAAATGACGCGCTTGAAATGCTGCAAGTCGATTCACATGGTCTTGATCATATTGACCATAAGTTGCTAACTGGAATGATTGAACGCTTTCGTGGCGGACCTGTTGGGATTGATACGATATCCGCAAGTATTGGCGAAGAGTCGGTGACAATTGAAGATGTCTACGAACCCTATCTTCTTCAAATTGGCTTTATCCAGCGGACGCCGCGCGGACGGATTGCGACTCGTCTTGCATACGAGCATTTCGGCTATCCAGTTCCCGAGCACAACGATTTCTAATTCAATTATAAAGGGAGAATTTATAGACGATGGATGTAAATGATTTTGATTTCGATTTACCAGATAATCTTATTGCACAAACTCCGTTGCTAGATCGCACAGCAAGCCGTCTTATGGTTCTCGACCCTGAGACTGGGGAAGTAAAACACAATCATTTTCGCGATCTTCTCGATGAACTTGAGTCTGGAGATATACTCGTACTCAATGATACGCGGGTTCTGCCTGCACGTTTGATGGGCGTGAAAGAAGAGACTGGCGCTATGATTGAAGTGTTGCTGCTGAAGCAAACTGGAGACGACGAGTGGGAAACGCTAGTGAAACCTGCGAAGCGAGTAAAGCTTGGAACGATTGTTACATTTGGCGATGGACGTTTGAAAGCAGAATGCACGGGCATTCTGGAACAAGGTGGGCGTATATTCAAGTTTATTTACGAAGGTATTTTTTATGAAATCCTAGATGAACTCGGACAAATGCCATTGCCGCCTTACATTACTGAGACGTTGGATGATCAGGCACGCTATCAAACGGTATTTGCGAAAGAACGTGGTTCTGCGGCGGCACCGACAGCAGGTCTTCATTTTACGGATGAAATCTTGGCAAGTATTCGGAACAAAGGGGTCAATATTGCATTCATCACGCTGCATGTCGGTCTCGGCACTTTCCGTCCGATAAGTGTAGATACGATTGAAGATCATACGATGCATTCCGAATATTATCATGTCACCGAACAAACAGCGGCAGCAATAAATGAAGCTAAAGCTCAAGGTGGGCGCGTTATAGCAGTTGGTACAACTTCTGCGCGGACACTCGAGACAATCGCTTCGGAAAATGGCGGTAAAATTATACCTTCGAGTGGATGGACGTCTATTTTCATCTACCCTGGTTATGAGTTCAGTATTTTGGATGGACTATTAACTAATTTTCATTTACCTAAATCGACGTTGATCATGCTGATTTCAGCACTAACAACTCGAGACCATATTTTAGCGGCATATAACAAGGCAGTTAAGGAAAAATATCGCTTCTTTAGCTTTGGAGATGCAATGTTCATAAAACCGTCACAAAGGAAGGAATCATAAAATGACAGCAGTCACATACGAACATATCAAAACATGTAAACAAACCGGAGCACGTCTTGGAATTGTCCATACACCTCACGGTTCATTCGAAACACCAGCATTTATGCCAGTTGGTACACAGGCAACTGTCAAAACATTGTCACCGGAAGAGTTGAAAGAAGTCGGAGCAGGAATTATTTTAAGTAATACCTACCATCTATGGCTTCGTCCGGGTCAGGATATCATTGAAGAGGCAGGCGGACTACATAAGTTCATGAACTGGGACAGACCGATTCTGACTGATTCAGGCGGTTTTCAAGTATTTTCACTAAGTGAATTCCGTAAAATCGAAGAGGAAGGTGTCCATTTTAGACATCATTTGAACGGCAGTAAACTGTTCCTCAGTCCCGAGAAAGCGATGGAAATCCAGAATTCACTAGGCGCAGATATTATGATGGCTTTCGATGAATGTCCGCCATTCCCAGCAACACGTGAATATATGAAAGCAAGCGTAGAACGGACATCTAGATGGGCTGAAAGATGTCTCGGAGCTCATGCACGACCGGCAGATCAAGCCTTGTTCGGTATTATACAAGGCGGTGAGTTCGAGGAATTACGCGCTCAAAGTGCAAAAGATCTTGTGTCACTTGATTTCCCTGGTTACGCGATCGGTGGTCTGTCAGTCGGCGAGCCGAAAGACATTATGAACCGTATTCTTGAGCATACGACACCGCTTCTTCCACAGGACAAGCCGCGTTACTTGATGGGAGTCGGATCGCCTGACTCGCTCATTGACGGTGCTATCCGCGGTATTGATATGTTCGACTGTGTCCTGCCAACTCGCATTGCGCGAAATGGTACATTGATGACGAGTGAAGGACGTTTGAATATACGGAATGCGAAGTTCGAACGTGATTTCCGTCCACTTGATGAAAAATGCAGTTGTCATGTATGTAAAACATACAGCCGAGCTTATATTCGCCATCTTATCAAAGCGGATGAAACTTTTGGAATCAGGTTGACGTCTTATCACAATCTTCACTTCCTCCTTAATTTAATGGAGCAAGTAAGAGATGCAATTCGTCATGATCGACTCGGAGATTTCCGTGAAGAGTTTTTTGAAAGCTACGGATTTAACAAACCGAATGCAAAAAACTTTTAAATCTTGTATAATGAAACTTGATTGAAGGGGGGATATATATATGAGTGGTGGATTAGTGCAACTATTACCTTTCGTTGCGATGTTTGCAGTGATGTGGTTCTTACTTATCAGACCGGCGCAAAAGAAACAGAAAGCGACGAAGCAAATGCAATCAGGTTTGAAACGTGGAGATAAGGTTATTACAATCGGCGGTCTTCATGGCACAGTCGATGCTGTGGATGATTCATCGGTTTACCTTAAAGTTTCTGAAGGTAATACATTACAGTTCGACAGACAAGCAGTAGGACGTGTAACAGAATCAATCTAAGCTTTGTAAAAACATAAAGAGG
This window encodes:
- the tgt gene encoding tRNA guanosine(34) transglycosylase Tgt, with translation MTAVTYEHIKTCKQTGARLGIVHTPHGSFETPAFMPVGTQATVKTLSPEELKEVGAGIILSNTYHLWLRPGQDIIEEAGGLHKFMNWDRPILTDSGGFQVFSLSEFRKIEEEGVHFRHHLNGSKLFLSPEKAMEIQNSLGADIMMAFDECPPFPATREYMKASVERTSRWAERCLGAHARPADQALFGIIQGGEFEELRAQSAKDLVSLDFPGYAIGGLSVGEPKDIMNRILEHTTPLLPQDKPRYLMGVGSPDSLIDGAIRGIDMFDCVLPTRIARNGTLMTSEGRLNIRNAKFERDFRPLDEKCSCHVCKTYSRAYIRHLIKADETFGIRLTSYHNLHFLLNLMEQVRDAIRHDRLGDFREEFFESYGFNKPNAKNF
- a CDS encoding ATP-binding protein — its product is MIETLMVNFLFLLSPVLVALIFFEDKLTKFNKYILVLMAAIALLLCMAFPITIDLGFIIDLRYIPFIIVALFGGYKMVFPLYLVLNLYRFIIGGEGIYHSLIFSTIIFLLVPLLSRRFMQQNSRKRILYATGTGIGVSVLHFFGLSFDYPTLTTEYWTLVFCNLTTHSIVIFIIMSLVEKIISNIKTRETYVQSERMKDISNFSASIAHEIRNPLTVTRGFLQLLNESKTLTADEKIYIDFSLKEVERAGNIVSDFLTFSKPQSENVVFSDFSKDLNYVENIMQPYAKMNRVNILVRFTNTLKIKYDENQIQQCLINLLKNGIESMQENGGTLYVEVSEHEKNILIKIQDSGIGMTTEGISQLGKPYYSTKKEGTGLGMLMVYSTIRNVKGEIKVKSTVGKGTTFLLYIPV
- the ruvB gene encoding Holliday junction branch migration DNA helicase RuvB, with product MEERVISGEVSEFDERFEQSLRPQFLTQYIGQEKVKENLSIFIEAAKGRSESLDHVLLYGPPGLGKTTLATVIANEMDVNIRMTSGPAIERPGDLAAVVSSLEPGDVLFIDEIHRLNRAIEEVLYPAMEDFCLDIVVGKGPSARSIRLDLPPFTLIGATTRAGALSAPLRDRFGVPLRLEYYDVAPLKEIVIRSAGLFEVAIDEQAAVEIARRSRGTPRIANRLLRRVRDYAQVRGNGSITIDIANDALEMLQVDSHGLDHIDHKLLTGMIERFRGGPVGIDTISASIGEESVTIEDVYEPYLLQIGFIQRTPRGRIATRLAYEHFGYPVPEHNDF
- the ruvA gene encoding Holliday junction branch migration protein RuvA, yielding MYDYIKGQVTRVTPEHITLEQGGIGWLIMTPNPYAFHKTEDIQQVFTFLHVREDIQLLLGFKSLEQRELFKKLITVSGIGPKGALAILASGIPSQVIGAIEREDETFLVQFPGVGKKTARQMILDLKGKLYDLFNAMDMPDEDVTLLTMAENGALDEAILALEALGYSQRELTKVKPKLEKEELDTEGYMKMALRLLLKQN
- the queA gene encoding tRNA preQ1(34) S-adenosylmethionine ribosyltransferase-isomerase QueA, whose translation is MDVNDFDFDLPDNLIAQTPLLDRTASRLMVLDPETGEVKHNHFRDLLDELESGDILVLNDTRVLPARLMGVKEETGAMIEVLLLKQTGDDEWETLVKPAKRVKLGTIVTFGDGRLKAECTGILEQGGRIFKFIYEGIFYEILDELGQMPLPPYITETLDDQARYQTVFAKERGSAAAPTAGLHFTDEILASIRNKGVNIAFITLHVGLGTFRPISVDTIEDHTMHSEYYHVTEQTAAAINEAKAQGGRVIAVGTTSARTLETIASENGGKIIPSSGWTSIFIYPGYEFSILDGLLTNFHLPKSTLIMLISALTTRDHILAAYNKAVKEKYRFFSFGDAMFIKPSQRKES
- the yajC gene encoding preprotein translocase subunit YajC, translating into MSGGLVQLLPFVAMFAVMWFLLIRPAQKKQKATKQMQSGLKRGDKVITIGGLHGTVDAVDDSSVYLKVSEGNTLQFDRQAVGRVTESI